The Ornithodoros turicata isolate Travis chromosome 7, ASM3712646v1, whole genome shotgun sequence genome includes a region encoding these proteins:
- the LOC135399838 gene encoding uncharacterized protein LOC135399838: MKPANTLYAIVHFLDRGEVDIVPCAWLCGDMCTWPSLPTRTVEKMIKKGVPPGDNCTEIPVSVKGVFVGWNAARKMLPRAVDNSDLNDADELPAKRVRRPKVIDSDDDFPPVPCTFQSQSRTGRGTSAGVSGDTDRQQLEGGEPLTTHATSNCGDESSNIPPPVSLNHRTRDIRIVDVASEPSPPPSSSWSQYSATAVNSAPVSASQSRSSSCCSDTVPLPGEHQQCRPFSTRDSLREDRQCSPLAPSRSLMRAAELNKGS; encoded by the exons ATGAAGCCGGCAAAC ACTTTGTACGCGATCGTACACTTTCTGGACCGTGGAGAGGTGGACATTGTGCCTTGTGCGTGGCTCTGTGGCGACATGTGTACATGGCCGTCACTCCCAACGCGAACCGTCGAGAAAATGATCAAAAAGGGAGTGCCACCTGGGGACAACTGTACCGAGATACCTGTTAGTGTGAAGGGCGTGTTTG TGGGCTGGAATGCAGCCAGGAAGATGCTGCCCCGCGCAGTGGACAACTCTGACTTAAATGATGCAGATGAGTTGCCTGCGAAACGTGTGAGGCGTCCCAAAGTTATTGACAGTGACGATGATTTCCCCCCTGTGCCTTGCACCTTTCAATCACAAA GCAGGACAGGTCGAGGGACAAGTGCCGGTGTCTCCggagacacagacagacagcaGCTTGAAGGGGGTGAACCTTTGACTACGCATGCTACCAGCAACTGCG GCGACGAGAGTAGCAACATCCCACCGCCTGTGTCACTCAACCATCGTACTAGGGATATCCGGATTGTAGATGTGGCTTCAG AACCTTCCCCCCCTCCCTCCAGCA GTTGGTCACAGTATTCTGCCACTGCTGTCAACTCCGCACCTGTTTCTGCAA GTCAATCCAGGTCGTCCTCATGCTGCAGCGACACAGTGCCTTTGCCTGGAG AGCACCAACAGTGTCGCCCCTTCAGTACACGTGATTCACTACGCGAAGATAGGCAAT GTAGCCCCCTGGCTCCATCACGCAGCTTGATGCGTGCGGCTGAACTCAACAAAGGTAGCTAG